The sequence cataaaatgagttcaGCTTAACCTGAATACACTGAATGACCAGAATGAACATCAGTGGATCTTTTCTTTGCCGATGACACAGAGGTATTCTGAGATAACAACACCAGGAGTAATCAGGACCAGATAGTTAATGAGTGGTTCAGGAGCATGCGACATTATACACGTCgactggacaccacagagtctagacctgaaccccactgaaaaTCCATGGGATGGGATGGAGAAGAATTTAAGTAGTTCATCTCTCCATCACTGATACAAGATCTCAGTTAAAGCTGGAGGTGGCCGTGGCTCAGggggtagagtgggttgtccaataactgaagagtTGGTGGTTCGAATGCTGCTctatcatgtgctgttgtgtccttgggcaagacacttcaccctccttacctccagtgctgatactcacactggtgtatgaattttTGATGGTTGTTGGAGGGGCTGTAGACACAAATTGGCATCCACACTTCTGTAATAATGGAtccactttgagtatgcgttcataagTATCTTGGTGTCCTGATTGATGACTCCCTCACTTTCAGACCCCACATTGAAAACCTGGTAAAGAAGTTAaagcttaaactgggcttttacttttgaaacaagttgtgtttttcttttgatgtaaaaaagcgccTTGTCACTGCTACTCTTTTATCAGTGTTAGATTATGGAGATGTACTCTATGTGAACGCATCGTCTAAGTATCTTCAAATGATTGACACTGTctatcatgcttctctgaggtttattacaaattctaaaaccatgacatcattgtgacttgtattccagagtgggctggCCTGTCCTGTCCACtgggaggctgggacactggtataCCTTCATTTATAAGGCCATACTTGGACTACTGCTTTCCTATATCTGCGGTTTGATTATGAGAAGAAGTGTTGGTTCTTACTGTCTGCGATCAAAcaagcatttgttcctctttgtgccatttgcccgtacagagctgggaaaaagggcatTTATGTACTCTGCTCTGTCCACATGGAATAtgctgctaaaagactggaaactctctgaattgatctccctgaatgcttttaaatccaaactcaaagtgctggagaagaactcgatgacttgcacgtgtttttcataggttgaattgtcctgtaaattattgtttgttgtaactgtatgaggtaattgtatgttgtaactatgtgttgtgtttcatgctgtctcttggccaggactcccttgaaaaagaggttcttaatctcaatgggatccttttcctggttaaataaaggttaaataaataaataaaataaaataaatagaaaagcgctatataaatttaatccattattattataaaactgaATGCGACTACAGACGGaaataaatgttgacatttattgtgacattgtaTAAGCATAAATGATGCATCCCATTTTCAAACAGGGAACCCAACAAAACATCATGTGTTTGACTTTTTTGTAGATTTTAGGTGTTGAATGATTATCTCAGACATTGCACAACAGAAGATTACAGAAGAAAAATagaagtagaaaaaaaatgaaaacgaatcttttttattttttttatatacacacatttgccagtattctatttttatgtcacaaaaTGTCATGTGTATGTTTAAGTATTTGAGTATAAAAGATCCATAACACAAGGGCAGTTGTGTGAAGGTCAACACACAGGTAACATGCTGCAGGTTTCCATCAGACCAGTTTCTTGGCAATGAAGAAATCTTTGAGTCGTTTCATTTGCCAGAACCCGACTGACAGTAAGATGGAGGTCTGCACCACAGCCCACCACAGGACTTTACTGTTGGTGTCCTCGCTAATCTCTCGAAATGTCTCTTCTTTTTCCTAAATGAAAGGAGGAAACAGAAATGAAGCTGAGAAATTAAATCATCCTATAGTTGTTTCACAGATGAGTGGGGATTTGCATATTTGGTTGTAGAATCGGTAGCATTAGAAAAGATGGATGTTGATCATGAAATATAATTGTTATTAGCAGGGTAAAATCTAATACTAATGCTGATGTACCCTCTGGTATTCCTGCTGCCTGATGATGTACATCATCTGATCTATGAGGTGACTGAGGCTGTTCTCCAGAATCTCCATGTTGTCTTGGGTTTTGTCAGTGTTTCGGTCAATTGCATGCTCTcccatctgaacgtccaaatgtagCTTCTGTAcaacaaaatagaaaaaacaagGACAAAGATGTCAACATTCGAtgattaatttgagcaaaaaattgTCATCAACGAGTAAAGTATTCCCGGTGTTCATTATAATCCACATTTTTGTCCACAGGTCTCACCAGCCGCTCTTTGGCAAAGACAGAGAACCTTGTGGAATTGGTTTGGAAGCAAAGGTAGTGTTGACCAGAGGCGTGAGCTGTGAAGGTGACTTTACCAAATTTACCGTA is a genomic window of Sphaeramia orbicularis chromosome 10, fSphaOr1.1, whole genome shotgun sequence containing:
- the LOC115427535 gene encoding transmembrane emp24 domain-containing protein 11, with translation MGLRATAFLLQTYLILAAAMYFDLGEQEEKCIIEEIPEDMLVTGYFLLEPWDVKAFSHSPHLGVTVTIRDPNHEVVTTKRYGKFGKVTFTAHASGQHYLCFQTNSTRFSVFAKERLKLHLDVQMGEHAIDRNTDKTQDNMEILENSLSHLIDQMMYIIRQQEYQREKEETFREISEDTNSKVLWWAVVQTSILLSVGFWQMKRLKDFFIAKKLV